A section of the Callithrix jacchus isolate 240 chromosome 14, calJac240_pri, whole genome shotgun sequence genome encodes:
- the ZNF513 gene encoding zinc finger protein 513 isoform X2: MPRRKQSHPQPVKCEGVKVDTTEDSLDEGPGALVLESDLLLGQDLEFEEEEEEEEGDGNSDQLMGFERDSEGDSLGARPGLPYGLSDDESGGGRALSAESEVEEPARGPGEARGERPGPACQLCGGPTGEGPCCGAGGPGGGPLLPPRLLYSCRLCTFVSHYSSHLKRHMQTHSGEKPFRCGRCPYASAQLVNLTRHTRTHTGEKPYRCPHCPFACSSLGNLRRHQRTHAGPPTPPCPTCGFRCCAPRPARPPSPTEQEGAVPRRPEDALLLPDLSLHVPPGGASFLPDCGQLRGEGEGLCGTGSEPLPELLFPWTCRGCGQELEEGEGSRLGAAMCGRCMRGEAGGGASGGPQGPSDKGFACSLCPFATHYPNHLARHMKTHSGEKPFRCARCPYASAHLDNLKRHQRVHTGEKPYKCPLCPYACGNLANLKRHGRIHSGDKPFRCSLCNYSCNQSMNLKRHMLRHTGEKPFRCATCAYTTGHWDNYKRHQKMD, encoded by the exons ATGCCCCGAAGGAAGCAAAGCCACCCGCAGCCCGTGAAGTGCGAGGGGGTCAAAG TGGATACAACTGAAGACTCCCTCGACGAAGGACCCGGGGCCCTGGTATTGGAGAGTGATTTGCTACTAGGCCAGGATCTGGAgtttgaggaggaagaggaagaggaggaaggcgaCGGCAACAGTGACCAGCTCATGGGCTTCGAGAGAGACTCGGAAG GAGACTCTCTGGGGGCCAGGCCTGGGCTTCCCTATGGGCTGAGCGACGATGAGTCTGGGGGCGGCCGGGCACTAAGTGCCGAGAGTGAAGTTGAGGAGCCAGCCAGGGGTCCAGGGGAGGCCAGGGGTGAGAGGCCAGGCCCAGCCTGCCAGCTGTGTGGGGGGCCGACAGGTGAGGGGCCGTGTTGTGGGGCAGGAGGGCCGGGTGGGGGGCCCCTGCTGCCCCCACGGCTACTGTACTCATGCCGCCTCTGCACCTTCGTGTCCCACTACTCGAGCCACCTGAAGCggcacatgcagacacacagcgGGGAGAAGCCGTTCCGCTGTGGCCGCTGCCCCTACGCCTCAGCCCAGCTCGTCAACCTGACACGACATACCCGCACCCATACTGGCGAGAAGCCCTACCGCTGTCCCCACTGCCCCTTTGCctgcagcagcctgggcaacctgagGCGGCATCAGCGTACCCATGCAGGGCCCCCCACTCCTCCCTGCCCGACCTGTGGCTTCCGCTGCTGTGCTCCACGACCAGCCCGGCCTCCCAGTCCCACAGAGCAGGAGGGGGCGGTGCCGCGGCGACCTGAAG ATGCTCTGCTCCTTCCAGATTTGAGCCTCCATGTGCCACCAGGTGGTGCCAGTTTCCTGCCAGACTGTGGGCAGCTGCGGGGTGAAGGGGAGGGCCTCTGCGGGACTGGATCAGAACCACTGCCAGAGCTGCTGTTCCCTTGGACCTGCCGGGGCTGTGGACAAGAGCTGGAGGAGGGTGAGGGTAGTCGGCTGGGAGCTGCCATGTGTGGGCGCTGCATGCGAGGAGAGGCTGGAGGGGGTGCCAGTGGGGGGCCCCAGGGCCCCAGTGACAAAGGCTTTGCCTGTAGCCTCTGCCCCTTTGCCACTCACTATCCCAACCACCTGGCCCGGCACATGAAGACACACAGTGGTGAGAAGCCCTTCCGCTGCGCCCGCTGTCCTTATGCCTCTGCTCATCTGGATAACCTGAAACGGCACCAGCGCGTCCACACAGGAGAGAAGCCCTACAAATGCCCCCTCTGCCCCTATGCCTGTGGCAATCTGGCCAACCTCAAGCGTCACGGTCGCATCCACTCTGGTGACAAACCTTTTCGGTGTAGCCTTTGCAACTACAGCTGCAACCAGAGCATGAACCTCAAACGTCACATGCTGCGGCACACAGGGGAGAAGCCCTTCCGCTGTGCCACCTGTGCTTATACCACAGGCCACTGGGACAACTACAAGCGCCACCAGAAG ATGGACTAG
- the ZNF513 gene encoding zinc finger protein 513 isoform X1, whose translation MPRRKQSHPQPVKCEGVKVDTTEDSLDEGPGALVLESDLLLGQDLEFEEEEEEEEGDGNSDQLMGFERDSEGDSLGARPGLPYGLSDDESGGGRALSAESEVEEPARGPGEARGERPGPACQLCGGPTGEGPCCGAGGPGGGPLLPPRLLYSCRLCTFVSHYSSHLKRHMQTHSGEKPFRCGRCPYASAQLVNLTRHTRTHTGEKPYRCPHCPFACSSLGNLRRHQRTHAGPPTPPCPTCGFRCCAPRPARPPSPTEQEGAVPRRPEDALLLPDLSLHVPPGGASFLPDCGQLRGEGEGLCGTGSEPLPELLFPWTCRGCGQELEEGEGSRLGAAMCGRCMRGEAGGGASGGPQGPSDKGFACSLCPFATHYPNHLARHMKTHSGEKPFRCARCPYASAHLDNLKRHQRVHTGEKPYKCPLCPYACGNLANLKRHGRIHSGDKPFRCSLCNYSCNQSMNLKRHMLRHTGEKPFRCATCAYTTGHWDNYKRHQKVHGHGGAGGPGLSASEGWAPPHSPPSVLSSRGPPALGTAGSRAVHTDSP comes from the exons ATGCCCCGAAGGAAGCAAAGCCACCCGCAGCCCGTGAAGTGCGAGGGGGTCAAAG TGGATACAACTGAAGACTCCCTCGACGAAGGACCCGGGGCCCTGGTATTGGAGAGTGATTTGCTACTAGGCCAGGATCTGGAgtttgaggaggaagaggaagaggaggaaggcgaCGGCAACAGTGACCAGCTCATGGGCTTCGAGAGAGACTCGGAAG GAGACTCTCTGGGGGCCAGGCCTGGGCTTCCCTATGGGCTGAGCGACGATGAGTCTGGGGGCGGCCGGGCACTAAGTGCCGAGAGTGAAGTTGAGGAGCCAGCCAGGGGTCCAGGGGAGGCCAGGGGTGAGAGGCCAGGCCCAGCCTGCCAGCTGTGTGGGGGGCCGACAGGTGAGGGGCCGTGTTGTGGGGCAGGAGGGCCGGGTGGGGGGCCCCTGCTGCCCCCACGGCTACTGTACTCATGCCGCCTCTGCACCTTCGTGTCCCACTACTCGAGCCACCTGAAGCggcacatgcagacacacagcgGGGAGAAGCCGTTCCGCTGTGGCCGCTGCCCCTACGCCTCAGCCCAGCTCGTCAACCTGACACGACATACCCGCACCCATACTGGCGAGAAGCCCTACCGCTGTCCCCACTGCCCCTTTGCctgcagcagcctgggcaacctgagGCGGCATCAGCGTACCCATGCAGGGCCCCCCACTCCTCCCTGCCCGACCTGTGGCTTCCGCTGCTGTGCTCCACGACCAGCCCGGCCTCCCAGTCCCACAGAGCAGGAGGGGGCGGTGCCGCGGCGACCTGAAG ATGCTCTGCTCCTTCCAGATTTGAGCCTCCATGTGCCACCAGGTGGTGCCAGTTTCCTGCCAGACTGTGGGCAGCTGCGGGGTGAAGGGGAGGGCCTCTGCGGGACTGGATCAGAACCACTGCCAGAGCTGCTGTTCCCTTGGACCTGCCGGGGCTGTGGACAAGAGCTGGAGGAGGGTGAGGGTAGTCGGCTGGGAGCTGCCATGTGTGGGCGCTGCATGCGAGGAGAGGCTGGAGGGGGTGCCAGTGGGGGGCCCCAGGGCCCCAGTGACAAAGGCTTTGCCTGTAGCCTCTGCCCCTTTGCCACTCACTATCCCAACCACCTGGCCCGGCACATGAAGACACACAGTGGTGAGAAGCCCTTCCGCTGCGCCCGCTGTCCTTATGCCTCTGCTCATCTGGATAACCTGAAACGGCACCAGCGCGTCCACACAGGAGAGAAGCCCTACAAATGCCCCCTCTGCCCCTATGCCTGTGGCAATCTGGCCAACCTCAAGCGTCACGGTCGCATCCACTCTGGTGACAAACCTTTTCGGTGTAGCCTTTGCAACTACAGCTGCAACCAGAGCATGAACCTCAAACGTCACATGCTGCGGCACACAGGGGAGAAGCCCTTCCGCTGTGCCACCTGTGCTTATACCACAGGCCACTGGGACAACTACAAGCGCCACCAGAAGGTGCATGGCCACGGTGGGGCAGGAGGGCCTGGTCTCTCTGCCTCTGAGGGCTGGGCTCCACCTCATAGCCCACCCTCTGTTTTGAGCTCTCGGGGCCCACCAGCCCTGGGCACTGCTGGCAGCCGGGCTGTCCATACAGACTCACCCTGA
- the ZNF513 gene encoding zinc finger protein 513 isoform X3 has protein sequence MGFERDSEGDSLGARPGLPYGLSDDESGGGRALSAESEVEEPARGPGEARGERPGPACQLCGGPTGEGPCCGAGGPGGGPLLPPRLLYSCRLCTFVSHYSSHLKRHMQTHSGEKPFRCGRCPYASAQLVNLTRHTRTHTGEKPYRCPHCPFACSSLGNLRRHQRTHAGPPTPPCPTCGFRCCAPRPARPPSPTEQEGAVPRRPEDALLLPDLSLHVPPGGASFLPDCGQLRGEGEGLCGTGSEPLPELLFPWTCRGCGQELEEGEGSRLGAAMCGRCMRGEAGGGASGGPQGPSDKGFACSLCPFATHYPNHLARHMKTHSGEKPFRCARCPYASAHLDNLKRHQRVHTGEKPYKCPLCPYACGNLANLKRHGRIHSGDKPFRCSLCNYSCNQSMNLKRHMLRHTGEKPFRCATCAYTTGHWDNYKRHQKVHGHGGAGGPGLSASEGWAPPHSPPSVLSSRGPPALGTAGSRAVHTDSP, from the exons ATGGGCTTCGAGAGAGACTCGGAAG GAGACTCTCTGGGGGCCAGGCCTGGGCTTCCCTATGGGCTGAGCGACGATGAGTCTGGGGGCGGCCGGGCACTAAGTGCCGAGAGTGAAGTTGAGGAGCCAGCCAGGGGTCCAGGGGAGGCCAGGGGTGAGAGGCCAGGCCCAGCCTGCCAGCTGTGTGGGGGGCCGACAGGTGAGGGGCCGTGTTGTGGGGCAGGAGGGCCGGGTGGGGGGCCCCTGCTGCCCCCACGGCTACTGTACTCATGCCGCCTCTGCACCTTCGTGTCCCACTACTCGAGCCACCTGAAGCggcacatgcagacacacagcgGGGAGAAGCCGTTCCGCTGTGGCCGCTGCCCCTACGCCTCAGCCCAGCTCGTCAACCTGACACGACATACCCGCACCCATACTGGCGAGAAGCCCTACCGCTGTCCCCACTGCCCCTTTGCctgcagcagcctgggcaacctgagGCGGCATCAGCGTACCCATGCAGGGCCCCCCACTCCTCCCTGCCCGACCTGTGGCTTCCGCTGCTGTGCTCCACGACCAGCCCGGCCTCCCAGTCCCACAGAGCAGGAGGGGGCGGTGCCGCGGCGACCTGAAG ATGCTCTGCTCCTTCCAGATTTGAGCCTCCATGTGCCACCAGGTGGTGCCAGTTTCCTGCCAGACTGTGGGCAGCTGCGGGGTGAAGGGGAGGGCCTCTGCGGGACTGGATCAGAACCACTGCCAGAGCTGCTGTTCCCTTGGACCTGCCGGGGCTGTGGACAAGAGCTGGAGGAGGGTGAGGGTAGTCGGCTGGGAGCTGCCATGTGTGGGCGCTGCATGCGAGGAGAGGCTGGAGGGGGTGCCAGTGGGGGGCCCCAGGGCCCCAGTGACAAAGGCTTTGCCTGTAGCCTCTGCCCCTTTGCCACTCACTATCCCAACCACCTGGCCCGGCACATGAAGACACACAGTGGTGAGAAGCCCTTCCGCTGCGCCCGCTGTCCTTATGCCTCTGCTCATCTGGATAACCTGAAACGGCACCAGCGCGTCCACACAGGAGAGAAGCCCTACAAATGCCCCCTCTGCCCCTATGCCTGTGGCAATCTGGCCAACCTCAAGCGTCACGGTCGCATCCACTCTGGTGACAAACCTTTTCGGTGTAGCCTTTGCAACTACAGCTGCAACCAGAGCATGAACCTCAAACGTCACATGCTGCGGCACACAGGGGAGAAGCCCTTCCGCTGTGCCACCTGTGCTTATACCACAGGCCACTGGGACAACTACAAGCGCCACCAGAAGGTGCATGGCCACGGTGGGGCAGGAGGGCCTGGTCTCTCTGCCTCTGAGGGCTGGGCTCCACCTCATAGCCCACCCTCTGTTTTGAGCTCTCGGGGCCCACCAGCCCTGGGCACTGCTGGCAGCCGGGCTGTCCATACAGACTCACCCTGA
- the SNX17 gene encoding sorting nexin-17, giving the protein MHFSIPETESRSGDSGGSAYVAYNIHVNGVLHCRVRYSQLLGLHEQLRKEYGANVLPAFPPKKLFSLTPAEVEQRREQLEKYMQAVRQDPLLGSSETFNSFLRRAQQETQQVPTEEVSLEVLLSNGQKVLVNVLTSDQTEDVLEAVAAKLDLPDDLIGYFSLFLVREKEDGAFSFVRKLQEFELPYVSVTSLRSQEYKIVLRKSYWDSAYDDDVMENRVGLNLLYAQTVSDIERGWILVTKEQHRQLKSLQEKVSKKEFLRLAQTLRHYGYLRFDACVADFPEKDCPVVVSAGNSELSLQLRLPGQQLREGSFRVTRMRCWRVTSSVPLPSGGTSSPGRGRGEVRLELAFEYLMSKDRLQWVTITSPQAIMMSICLQSMVDELMVKKSGGSIRKMLRRRVGGTLRRSDSQQAVKSPPLLESPDATRESMVKLSSKLSAVSLRGIGSPSTDASASDVHGNFAFEGIGDEDL; this is encoded by the exons ATGCACTTTTCCATTCCCGAAACCGAGTCCCGCAGCGGGGACAGCGGCGGCTCCGCCTACGTG GCCTATAACATACACGTGAATGGAGTCCTGCACTGTCGGGTGCGCTACAGCCAGCTCCTGGGGCTGCACGAGCAG CTTCGGAAGGAGTATGGGGCCAATGTGCTTCCTGCATTCCCCCCAAAGAAGCTTTTCTCTCTGACTCCTGCTGAGGTAGAACAGAGGAGAGAGCAGTTAGAGAAGTACATGCAAGCTG TTCGGCAAGACCCATTGCTTGGGAGCAGCGAGACCTTCAACAGTTTCCTGCGTCGGGCACAACAG GAGACACAGCAGGTCCCCACAGAGGAGGTATCCTTGGAAGTGCTGCTCAGCAACGGGCAGAAAGTTCTGGTCAATGTGCTAACTTCAGATCAAACTGAGGATGTCCTGGAG GCTGTAGCTGCAAAGCTGGATCTTCCAGATGACCTGATTGGATACTTTAGTCTATTCTTAGTTCGAGAAAAAGAGGATGGAGCCTTTTCTT TTGTACGGAAGTTGCAAGAGTTTGAGCTGCCTTATGTGTCTGTTACCAGTCTTCGGAGTCAAGAGTATAAGATTGTGCTCAGGAAGAG TTATTGGGACTCTGCCTATGATGACGATGTCATGGAGAACCGGGTTGGCCTGAACCTGCTTTATGCTCAG ACAGTATCAGATATTGAGCGTGGGTGGATCTTGGTCACCAAGGAACAGCACCGGCAACTCAAATCTCTGCAagagaaagtctccaagaaggaG TTCCTGAGGCTGGCCCAGACGCTGCGGCACTATGGCTACCTACGCTTTGATGCCTGTGTGGCTGACTTCCCAGAGAAGGACTGTCCTGTGGTGGTGAGCGCAGGTAACAGTGAGCTCAGCCTCCAGCTCCGTCTGCCTGGCCAGCAACTCCGAGAAGGGTCCTTCCGGGTCACCCGCATGCGATGCTGGCGTGTCACCTCCTCC GTGCCATTGCCCAGTGGAGGCACAAGTAGCCCAGGCCGGGGCCGGGGTGAGGTGCGTCTGGAACTGGCTTTTGAATACCTCATGAGCAAGGACCGGCTACAGTGGGTCACCATCACTAGCCCCCAG GCTATCATGATGAGCATCTGCTTGCAGTCCATGGTGGATGAGCTGATGGTGAAGAAATCTGGTGGCAGTATCAGGAAG ATGCTGCGCCGGCGGGTGGGGGGCACTCTGAGACGTTCAGACAGCCAGCAAGCAGTGAAGTCCCCACCACTGCTT GAGTCACCTGATGCCACCCGGGAGTCTATGGTCAAACTCTCA AGTAAGCTGAGTGCCGTGAGCTTGCGGGGAATTGGCAGTCCCAGCACAGATGCCAGTGCCAGTGATGTCCACGGCAATTTTGCCTTCGAGGGCATTGGAGATGAGGATCTGTAA